The sequence GGTAGCTAGCGGCGCGCACCGCCCGCCTTTCGGCAGGACGATGGCTCGAGGAAAAGAGCTTGCGTCCTGCCTGTCAGGTAGCGATGCAACTTGGGGGACGAGGACATCGGATGGTCATGTCGCCGGCTCTCGGTTGGATTACGGTTGATATTTTATTGAGCCGCGATCCGGTGACAAGTAAAAAGGTCGTAAAGGAGGATGGGTCGGCGCGCTTGTCGATGCGTGTTCCGTGCGTAGCGCGGGGCGGCGGAATGTCGAGAGCGCGATGCAGGCGCGCGCGCTCGGCCGTCGCCGCGGCGCCGCCACGTTCGCGCCGGCGCGCCTCACCGACACGCGGCGCATCGCATCCGGACGAATCATCGTGGTCCGCACGCGGTCGCGGCATCGCCGACGGTGTGCGTTCACGGTTGAAGAGAGGCGATGGCGTGCCTCTTGCGAATCCGCACGCCTTGCGGATGCCGCTTTCCGTCACCTGCAGTCAGGCGCGGGTGAATGCGCATTCATGCATTCATGCACTCACGCATTCACGACTTGAGCGCGGGAGCGCTAGCGCTCAGGCGTCCCGTCGAAAGATCGCGAATTCTCGCTATCCATTCTTGATTGAGCTCCGAAACGTGAACGGCTATGCATGGCGAGATTCGTGGTGGTCCAACGCCGAACGCCGAACGCCTCCGAATCCGAATCCGAATCCGAATCCGAATCCGAGGCGACCTCATCGATACGTCTGCCGGCGTATTGAAGTTCGAACAGAAAACGAAACGAAGTCGAACCGCGTTCGACGCGGCGATGCAAAATTTCGGCGTTGGTCACAGAGTTGACTCACGTCAATTGTCTGTAAAAACGCGTGACTAAGCTACGTCCGAGCGCGGGACGCCGACGCAGGCGTGCTGCGCCGAAGTGATCAGGGGTTCTATTCATTTCGCATCGAGCCGCTCGAAGTTGCTCGACGCTCCGATGCGATGGCGCGCATTCGCTTTCTCTCACCCGACGCCTCCGCCGTTTCTGTTTACGCAACTTTTATAGTCCCGCGCTTCGGTTTTTCGGGAAGTTTACCGTGGCTCTCATACGCTGGGTTTAGCGGGTTTCCGCTTGGAGGCGCGACCATGGATCTCCTTTACCTCATCGCCATCGGCGTATTCGGCGGCTTGATCGCCGCGATGATCGCCGGTTGCGACAAACTGCGCCGCACGTCGGGAGGCCGCTCATGAGTGCCTGGATGATGTGGCTCGCGGGCGCCGCGACGGCCGTCTTGTTCGTCTATCTCCTCTATGCGCTTCTGCGCGCGGAGGATCTCGAATGAACCTGAACAATTCGATCCAGACGGGCATTTTTATCGTCTTATTGATCGCGCTGGCGATTCCGCTCGGGCGATACATGGCGAATGTGCTCGACGGCAAGTCGGCGATCGTGCTCCGCGTAGGGCGACCGGTCGAGACCGCGCTGTACAGGCTAGCCGGCGTCGATTCCGCCGCGGAGATGTCGTGGCGGCAATACGCGATGGCCGTCGTCGCGTTCAACGCGCTCGGCGTCGTCGTCGTGTACGGCGTGTTGCGCATCCAGCAATGGCTGCCGGGCAATCCGCAAGCATTCGGCCCGATGACGCCGGACGCCGCGTTCAACACCGCGGTGAGCTTCGTCACGAACACCAACTGGCAGGACTACACGCCGGAGCAGACCGTCAGCTATCTGACGCAGATGGCCGCGCTGACGGTGCAGAATTTCTTTTCGGCGGCCACGGGCATTGCCGTCGTGGTCGCATTGATCCGAGGCTTCGCGCGCCATACGTCGAAGACGATCGGCAACTTCTGGGTCGACTTCACGCGCATCACGCTCTATATCCTCATGCCGGCCGCGCTCGTCGTCGCCGTCGCGCTCGTGAGCCAGGGCGCGATCCAGAACTTCTCGTCGTATGTCGACGTGCCGACGTTGCAGGTCACGCACTACCAGGCGCCCAAGACGGACGCGCAAGGCAATCCGGTCAAGGACGCGAAGGGCAATGCGGTGATGGCGGACTTCAAGGCCGACAAGCAGACGATCGCGATGGGGCCCGTCGCATCGCAGGAAGCGATCAAGATGCTCGGCACGAACGGCGGCGGATTCTTCAATGCAAACTCCGCGCATCCTTACGAGAATCCCACGCCCGTCGCCAATTTCACGCAGATGATCGCGATACTGATCATCCCCGCCGCGTTGTGCGTCGTGTTCGGCCGCATGGTGGGCGACCGCCGGCAGGGCCATGCGATTCTCGCGGCGATGACGATCGCGTTCGCCGTTGCGTGCTGGGGCGAAATATCCGCGGAGCAGGCCGGCAATCCCGTCTTCACGACGCTGAACGTCGATCAGCGCGCGTCGCCCGTTCAGGACGGCGGCAACATGGAAGGCAAGGAAACCCGATTCGGCATCGCGCAGTCGGGCATCTTCACCGTCGCCACGACGGCGGCGTCGTGCGGCGCGGTGAACAACATGCACGATTCGTTGACGCCGCTGGGCGGATTCGTCCCGCTGATGTTGATCCAACTCGGCGAAGTGATCTTCGGCGGGGTGGGTTCCGGACTCTATGGAATGCTCGTCTTCGCGTTGCTGGCGGTGTTCGTCGCCGGGCTGATGATCGGACGAACGCCGGAGTACGTCGGCAAGAAGATCGAATCGTACGAGATGAAGATGGTGTCGATTGCCGTTCTGCTGACGCCGCTCCTCGTGCTCGTCGGCGCGTCGGTCGCCGTGCTGTCGGCGGCCGGCGTGGCGGGCGTCGCGAATCCGGGCCCGCACGGCTTCTCGGAGATTCTCTACGCGTACAGCTCGGCCGCGAACAACAACGGCAGCGCGTTCGCGGGCCTCTCGGTCAACACGCCGTTCTACAACGTGACGCTCGCGATCGCGATGTGGTTCGGTCGCCTCGGCACGATCATTCCGGTGCTCGCGATCGCGGGCTCGCTCGCGGACAAGAAGCGCATCGCGGTGACGGCCGGCACGCTGCCGACGCACGGTCCGCTGTTCGTCGTGCTGCTGCTCGGCACGGTGCTGCTCGTCGGCGCGCTGACCTATGTACCGGCGCTCGCGCTCGGCCCGGTCGTCGAGCATCTGATGATGATCGCCGGTCATTGACGTCGTTCATGGCGAGGTAGACATGATTCAGGATAACCAAGCATCGCAACATCGCCCCGACAACCTCGGGCACGCGCGCCTCGCGGCGCGCTCGATGTTCGATCCGGCCATCGTCCGGCCGGCTTTGGTCGATTCGTTGCGCAAGCTCGCGCCGCGCACGCAGTTGCGCAACCCGGTGATGTTCTGCGTGTACGTCGGCAGCATCCTGACGACGGTCCTGTGGATCGCCGCGCTGCGCGGCGACGCCGAGGCGCCCGCGGGCTTCATTCTCGCGGTCGCGCTGTGGCTGTGGTTCACCGTGCTGTTCGCGAACTTCGCCGAGGCGCTCGCCGAAGGGCGCTCGAAGGCGCAGGCGGCATCGTTGCGCGCCGCGCGGCACGACGTGATGGCGAAGAAGCTCGAGGGGCCGCACCCGAAATCGCCGATCCGCATCATGACCGCGAGCGACCTGCGCCGCGGCGACGTCGTGCTCGTCGAGGCGGGCGACGCGATTCCGGCGGACGGCGAGGTGATCGAAGGCGTCGCGTCGGTCGACGAATCGGCGATCACCGGCGAATCGGCGCCCGTGATCCGCGAATCGGGCGGCGATTTCTCGTCGGTGACGGGCGGCACGCGCGTGCTGTCCGACTGGATCGTCGTCCGGGTGACGGCGAACCCGGGCGAGGCGTTCCTCGACCGGATGATCGCGATGGTCGAGGGCGCGAAGCGCAAGAAGACGCCCAACGAGATCGCGCTCACGATCCTGCTCGTCGCGCTGACGATCGTGCTGCTGCTCGCGACGGCGACGCTGCTGCCGTTCTCGATCTTCTCGGTCGCGGCAGCCAAGGCGGGCCATCCCGTCACGATCACCGCGCTCGTCGCGCTGCTCGTGTGCCTGATTCCGACGACGATCGGCGGCCTGCTGTCCGCGATCGGCGTGGCGGGCATGAGCCGGATGATGCAGGCGAACGTGATCGCGACGTCGGGGCGCGCGGTCGAGGCGGCGGGCGACGTCGACGTGCTGTTGCTCGACAAGACGGGCACGATCACGCTCGGCAACCGTCAGGCGTCGGCGTTCTACCCGGTGTCGACCGTGACCGAGGAGGCGTTCGCCGATGCCGCGCAACTGGCGTCGCTCGCCGACGAGACGCCGGAGGGCCGCAGCATCGTCGTGCTCGCGAAGCAGCGCTTCAACATCCGCCAGCGCGACATGGCCGCGCTGCACGCCGTGTTCCTGTCGTTCTCCGCGCAGACCCGAATGAGCGGCGTCGACCTGTCCCCCGCAGGGGCTTCCGCCGGGGCGCCGAGCCGCGAGATACGCAAGGGCGCGGCCGACGCGATCAAGCACTACATGGAAGCGCACAACGGCAGCGTGCCCGCCGAAGTCGACAGCATCGTGAAGGACATCGCGCGGCGCGGCAGCACGCCGCTCGTCGTCGCCGAATTGCGCGACGGCATCTCGCGCGTGCTCGGCACGATCGAATTGAAGGACATCGTGAAGGGCGGCATCAAGGAGCGCTTCGCCGAGCTGCGCAAGATGGGCATCAAGACCATCATGGTGACGGGCGACAACCGGCTCACCGCCGCGGCGATCGCGGCGGAGGCGGGCGTCGACGATTTCCTGTCCGAGGCGACGCCGGAAACGAAGCTCACGACGATTCGCGAGCATCAGGCGCAAGGGCGGCTCGTCGCGATGACGGGCGACGGCACGAACGACGCGCCGGCGCTCGCGCAGGCGGACGTGGCCGTCGCGATGAACACGGGCACGCAAGCGGCGAAGGAAGCGGGCAACATGGTGGATCTCGACTCGAACCCGACGAAGCTGATCGAAGTCGTCGAGATCGGCAAGCAGATGCTGATGACGCGCGGCTCGCTCACGACGTTCTCGATCGCGAACGACGTCGCGAAGTATTTCGCGATCATTCCGGCGGCGTTCGCGACCACGTATCCGCAGTTGGGCGTGCTGGACATCATGCGTCTGACGTCGCCGTCGTCGGCGATCCTGTCCGCGGTGATCTTCAATGCGCTCATCATCGTCGCGCTGATCCCGCTCGCGTTGAAGGGCGTGAAGTATCGCCCGCTCGGCGCGTCGGCGCTGCTGCGCCGCAATCTGCTGATCTACGGGCTCGGCGGCATTCTGTTGCCGTTCCCGTTCATCAAGCTGATCGACGTGATCCTGACCGCGCTCGGTTGGGCATAACGGGGGAGCGACATCATGAAGACGCTGATTCGGCCGGTGCTCGTGCTGTTCGCCGCGCTGACGCTGATCACGGGCGGCCTCTATCCGCTCGTCGTGACCGGGATCGGGCAGGCCGTGTTTCCGTGGCAGGCGAACGGCAGCCTGCTCACGCGCGACGCAAGGGCGATCGGCTCGGCCGTCATCGGTCAGCAGTTCGATGCGCCGCAGTATTTCTGGGGGCGTCTGTCGGCGACCACGCCGAATCCGTACAACGCGCAGGGATCGAACGGCTCGAATCTCGGGCCCACGAACCCGGCGCTCGCCGAAGAAGCGAAAGGGCGGATCGACGCGCTCAAGGCCGCGGGAACGGACGTGTCGAAGCCGATTCCGGTGGATCTCATCACGTCGTCGGGCAGCGGCCTCGATCCGGAGATCACGCCGGCCGCGGCGGCCTATCAGGCGGAGCGGGTGGCGAAAGCGCGGGGCTTGTCCGTCGATCAGGTCAGCCGCCTGATTGCCGGCGGCACGAGCGGGCGCCAGCTCGGCGTGCTGGGCGAACCGCGCGTCAACGTGTTGAAGCTGAACCTGGCGCTCGACGAAGCGAAGCCGATGCGCTGACCGGCGATCGATGGCGGGCCGTCGTGAGCGATCCGGCAGGGCGCTCCAGGCCGGGCGTCGCGCGCGGGGCCGGCGAGCGGGCCGTCGCGCGGCGACGGCGAGTGTCGGGCGCGACGGCATCCGGAGATCGGCGGCGCGAACGCGAACCGAACGCGGCGGGCTCGACGCAACGTCGTCTGCCGCGCATGAGCCTGGAGAGGTGGCAACGACATGATATTTTCGCCGGCTGCCGGCCACGCGCGGTCGACTCGAACGATTCGACAAGGTCGAGCATGAGCGAGCCGACCGCTACCGTCATGCTGATCGACGGCGAAACCTGCATCCGTCACTTCGTGCGCGCGGCGCTCACGCACGAGGGCTTCGCCGTCTACGATGCCGGCACGGGCGCACGAGGGCTCGACGAGGTCGCGCGGCGGCATCCGGACCTCCTGATCGTCGACGTCAACTTGCCGGATGTCGACGGCATGGACCTGATCGGGGAGATTCGCCGCGCGTCGCGTGCGCCGCTGATCGTCCTGTCGTCGCGGGATCGGGAATCCGACAAGGTGGCCGCGCTGAATGCCGGAGCGGACGATTATCTGACGAAGCCGTTCGGGGTGCCGGAATTGATCGCACGCATCCACGCGCGTCTGCGGCGGCTGACCGGCAATCCCCGTCATCGCGGAGGCGTCGTGCGCTTCGGCGGCGTCACGATCGATCTCGGCGAGCGGAGCGTGATGCGCGAGGGCGGGGTCGTGCACTTGAGCCGCACGGAATATCGGCTGCTCGCGTTGCTGGCCCGGCACGCCGGACGATTGCTGACGCATGACCAGTTGCTGACGGAGATATGGGGGCCGTCTCACATGCAGGATCAGCATTACCTGCGCGTCTACGTGGGGCATTTGCGCCAGAAGCTGGAGCGCGACCCTGGGCGTCCGGAGCACATCATGACGGAAGCGGGCGAGGGATATCGGCTGATCGGCGCGCGGTAGCGGCGCTGCGCGCGTGGCGGAGGGTTTTCTGGATCGGCATCGCAAACGGAATGCACGTTCGACACGCGACGGCGCCGCCGTATCGAATGCTCGACGCACGCGCGCTGATGAACGCGCGTCTCGGCAGCATTGCCCGAAAAATACGCAATGGAAATTTCGGATCGCTACGCTTTGCGACGAGATGTCGCGATGCCGGTTTCAATTGCAGAAAACGCGGTCGATTGCGCGCGACGCTCGATTCGTTCAGCAAAAGATTGCCGGCGGCTCGTGGTCCGGCGATGCCGGCTCCAGGTCGAATTCCCCAGGCGGTCCGCCGCTTCGCTCGCGGGACGCCGCGCCTGATGACCCGCCGCGCCGCCTCGGCCGCGATGAGGTTCACGAGCGTTGGCGATTTCGGCGGCGATTCGAAGCGGCGCCCGTCGTTCGTCGCGGCATCGCGGCGAGAACGTCATGCGCGCCCGTCTTGCAACCGGGAAAATCGAGACAAAAATATTGCTCACACAGTGAGACCGGATGAATTATAAAAGTTGAAGCAGA comes from Burkholderia savannae and encodes:
- a CDS encoding potassium ABC transporter ATPase, with the translated sequence MDLLYLIAIGVFGGLIAAMIAGCDKLRRTSGGRS
- the kdpF gene encoding K(+)-transporting ATPase subunit F; protein product: MSAWMMWLAGAATAVLFVYLLYALLRAEDLE
- the kdpA gene encoding potassium-transporting ATPase subunit KdpA, which produces MNLNNSIQTGIFIVLLIALAIPLGRYMANVLDGKSAIVLRVGRPVETALYRLAGVDSAAEMSWRQYAMAVVAFNALGVVVVYGVLRIQQWLPGNPQAFGPMTPDAAFNTAVSFVTNTNWQDYTPEQTVSYLTQMAALTVQNFFSAATGIAVVVALIRGFARHTSKTIGNFWVDFTRITLYILMPAALVVAVALVSQGAIQNFSSYVDVPTLQVTHYQAPKTDAQGNPVKDAKGNAVMADFKADKQTIAMGPVASQEAIKMLGTNGGGFFNANSAHPYENPTPVANFTQMIAILIIPAALCVVFGRMVGDRRQGHAILAAMTIAFAVACWGEISAEQAGNPVFTTLNVDQRASPVQDGGNMEGKETRFGIAQSGIFTVATTAASCGAVNNMHDSLTPLGGFVPLMLIQLGEVIFGGVGSGLYGMLVFALLAVFVAGLMIGRTPEYVGKKIESYEMKMVSIAVLLTPLLVLVGASVAVLSAAGVAGVANPGPHGFSEILYAYSSAANNNGSAFAGLSVNTPFYNVTLAIAMWFGRLGTIIPVLAIAGSLADKKRIAVTAGTLPTHGPLFVVLLLGTVLLVGALTYVPALALGPVVEHLMMIAGH
- the kdpB gene encoding potassium-transporting ATPase subunit KdpB — translated: MFDPAIVRPALVDSLRKLAPRTQLRNPVMFCVYVGSILTTVLWIAALRGDAEAPAGFILAVALWLWFTVLFANFAEALAEGRSKAQAASLRAARHDVMAKKLEGPHPKSPIRIMTASDLRRGDVVLVEAGDAIPADGEVIEGVASVDESAITGESAPVIRESGGDFSSVTGGTRVLSDWIVVRVTANPGEAFLDRMIAMVEGAKRKKTPNEIALTILLVALTIVLLLATATLLPFSIFSVAAAKAGHPVTITALVALLVCLIPTTIGGLLSAIGVAGMSRMMQANVIATSGRAVEAAGDVDVLLLDKTGTITLGNRQASAFYPVSTVTEEAFADAAQLASLADETPEGRSIVVLAKQRFNIRQRDMAALHAVFLSFSAQTRMSGVDLSPAGASAGAPSREIRKGAADAIKHYMEAHNGSVPAEVDSIVKDIARRGSTPLVVAELRDGISRVLGTIELKDIVKGGIKERFAELRKMGIKTIMVTGDNRLTAAAIAAEAGVDDFLSEATPETKLTTIREHQAQGRLVAMTGDGTNDAPALAQADVAVAMNTGTQAAKEAGNMVDLDSNPTKLIEVVEIGKQMLMTRGSLTTFSIANDVAKYFAIIPAAFATTYPQLGVLDIMRLTSPSSAILSAVIFNALIIVALIPLALKGVKYRPLGASALLRRNLLIYGLGGILLPFPFIKLIDVILTALGWA
- the kdpC gene encoding potassium-transporting ATPase subunit KdpC, with the translated sequence MKTLIRPVLVLFAALTLITGGLYPLVVTGIGQAVFPWQANGSLLTRDARAIGSAVIGQQFDAPQYFWGRLSATTPNPYNAQGSNGSNLGPTNPALAEEAKGRIDALKAAGTDVSKPIPVDLITSSGSGLDPEITPAAAAYQAERVAKARGLSVDQVSRLIAGGTSGRQLGVLGEPRVNVLKLNLALDEAKPMR
- a CDS encoding response regulator, with the protein product MSEPTATVMLIDGETCIRHFVRAALTHEGFAVYDAGTGARGLDEVARRHPDLLIVDVNLPDVDGMDLIGEIRRASRAPLIVLSSRDRESDKVAALNAGADDYLTKPFGVPELIARIHARLRRLTGNPRHRGGVVRFGGVTIDLGERSVMREGGVVHLSRTEYRLLALLARHAGRLLTHDQLLTEIWGPSHMQDQHYLRVYVGHLRQKLERDPGRPEHIMTEAGEGYRLIGAR